Genomic window (Capricornis sumatraensis isolate serow.1 chromosome 1, serow.2, whole genome shotgun sequence):
TTGATAGAATAAATATAAAGTggtcttgcctgaaaaataaaaaaaccttaaATTTGATCAATTCTTCAAATACCAACTTGCAGGAAATACTAATAGAAAAATATCACAGGAATGGAATCCACAAAATTCAGACCATATCCTATCCTCTTCAAGAAAAATCTGACccaatttctttaataaataaaccATACAGGAggttttttttctggtttcttttttccaACCATATGCATTTATTACTTGATAagtatttttcattcttaaaaatttttctagCATTCAATTAAACTACACTCTCTTAAAAGACACGGACAAAGTCTCTTCATTTATGTATCCTCAAGGCCTGGTACATAAGCTGCCATTTATGAGGTTCTCAGTATTAtctaaatcaatcaataaatcaaTGAGATGATCTACATAATCTTGGATTCCCTGGTAATTCTTAACTTAGTGATAGGAGGCtagttcatatggtaaagaatccacctaaaatgcaggagacctgcgttcaatccctggactgggaagatcctctggagaagcgaatggcaacccattccaggattcttgcctggagaattccatggacagagaagcctggtaggtttgCAAAatagttggacaccactgagtgactaacactttcaccttcagtgATATGAGAAGCAGAAAATACTAGGAGTAACCAGTAATGAACAAACGTAGCAAATACATGTCTTTCAAGTTTTGTAGGCCCAGTAGAAATCAAGAACACAGATGGCAATCTGTAACAGGAGAACTTAGCTTAAGGATCAATggcttactttttattttttaatctactttACCTGGACTTTGATTATTTTGATCTGCTATAGTCCTAAACCTAGAGAAAAATTCCCTTCTTTCTGATAAACCTTAAATTTCCAACTGCCTTTAGACACTCTTTTgaagagaaatatcaaataatgacaaattaaatgtttacatcaatatttctttttttaaactcaagtttataattttcaaatctaCCACTATAAAATCTGACTCTCACATTTTCCATATAAATCGGTCAAATTAACAAATTCTTCATTCCCAGAGGACACATGAAAAACACACCTGCACGTAACACTCTCCTATTCAAAGCTCCCATAAAAGGTCTGGAGAGCTAGAGGAACTAAAGTAAACAGCTGTCATAATAAGCCAATAAATTCTGCAGAAATGGCTCTCACTTACCTAACACAACTCTAAAGTCCTCACTATCCAAATGTAATACCCAAGTATTGGTGGTTTTTGATCTGTTCTCCATATACTTCTTGAGACTTTTCCCATTAATTTCCAGAGTATATTCATAAGCAAAACCACTGACAGCATCAATGTTGATGGTTGCTTTTGTCTTTGCAGCTCCAACGCAGAAGGTTTCCTTGCCAACCAATTTGAACATCCATTCTTTTCTTATCACTTCCTAAGTAAAAAATACAAAAGTTAAAAACAtataaatgggagaaaatttaatgtttaactttggaaataatataattaaaGGGAATAAATGGTAATGCTATTTAGATGTGATTTTATTACTTCATGATACaaagattttagaaaataaaggcattttaaagttaaatattaGATGTTATAGTCTATGAATTCCACAACTATTATTAGTCTGCTTTGTATGGCAAAATGATAAAACCCAATGTATATATAACCACTGTAAGGGAAAAGCATTAAATTCACGTCGGATGAATATACATTAGCAAAATCAAGCTTCTCTGTACACTATATTTCACAAAGTAACATTTTTTCCTACCTTCCCATCTACATATACCACTCGTTTGCCTGATGTGGTCCCATGTTCAAATTCAATTTTATGGACTCCATCACTTAAAGCAACTTCCCAAACAGCTACAAGATCTGTCATTTTTCCCAGGCTGTAAGGAGGGCTAAGGGAATAAAATTAAGCAATTATAATAGGCAAAAACAGTAACAGAATAACCAGTTAATCCTTCCAAGATAAAAATATCAGATCTTAAAAAGCcctaaaattacaaaatattaaagtGATACAAGCTAAGAAAGCCTACTTACAATCCATGTAACTATTTTCACCCTGTTATGCATTCTTTTAAGATGAAATTACTATCTATGGGTATACAGTCAGATAATTCCAAAGTCACCTTATTAGTAATAGGATTAAGAATCAATCAGCTTATCCAGGACAGTATTCTAAGCTTGGCCACAGAAAGGTCAGTAAAAAGTTTCTACTCCTCCCTCCTGTCATTTAAAAAGCACAGtatttaattttggttttatCATTTCAGATCCTATCACTCTAAAGCAAGAATTCTTAAAACCTTTTATATTTGAACCAAAAACTAGGGATTCATTTTAACAAAAAAggttctaatttaaaaatactaagatggagaaaaaaagtcATGGAAGAAATGTTCTCTAATAGATACAAAAATGTTATGCAAGATAGTAATCTTGTCATTATTACAGgaaatcttattaaaaatataaaggattCTGTTTTGTGATGTTTCTGGCACAACttaaacatgtattttatattaatgtcttcctataaaatatatattatatataatgcatatataacatataagtaatatttttatactGATACAGATTTTTAGCTTTGAGGTAAGTAACATTACAGCAGTAATGTTCATAGCTAACAGTTATTCagtacttactgtgtgccaaTCACTGTTCTAAGAGCTTTACACACATTAACTCAAAGAATCCTCACCATGAGGTGGGTACTATTATTCCtctatttacagatgaggaaactgaggctcagagaggctaaagGCTTGTCTAAGATCACGACAGTAAGTGGCAGATGGGGTACAATTTTAGGAGTCTGGTCCCAGAGTCTATTCTCTTAACCACACacatcctcctcttccttcacTCTAATCTCCTTTGTAGGCTCTAAACCAGAAACAGTAAATAGGTTTTATATCATTTTGGAAGTGACTGCCAAGAATTTTGTGCTGAGAGGGATTTGCAGACCTCACGTCCAGGTTTTATGGGAAAGGATGCCACGTTAGTGGTGACCACCTCCATGCCAGGTGTTATTCACCCTTGCTGGAAATCAAAGAGAAGCAAAACTATGGATTCTGCAGTATTACAAAATGTGTTCTCCAAAAAAGTAGCCTGGATACTCTCCTGAATGATTAAAGCCCATCTTTAAAGCTTCATAATCCAGTTTTATCACAATGCAAGACATTTACCTTTCGTCATCTTCAAAGATAGGACTGTCATCTCCAGATGCCATGGTTGGCAAAACAGTCTTTAATCCAATTAGGagccaggaaagaaaaaagcagaagtgcagcaaagaaagactgagagcaaCAAAGATGACACGTGCAAAGAGTTTTTCTAACTTTGCAATCCATTTCTTAAAATGCATGCAGTTTCTGATGAAACAGCTTTTACATATAATAGAATTGCAATCTCTAATTGTCAGGGAAATAAGTTAAATCATGCAAACCAGTCAGTCATATTTTTCCCTGTTATGGATTTATAATTTCCTAAAACCAAGAGAATAAACTCTAGTTTATTTCAAGTATCATACCATGTCAGAGTTGCAAGAGATGTAGAGGTCCTCTGGGTCCCTTCCTTCTCAAATTGAGAAGTCCTAAGGGTATGAGGCAGTAGGTCAGGGAATACAGAAAACCCCAGGATAAACAGAATGGACCCTCTGGAGGCATCCATGTTACATGGTAGtaacaaatttaaaattcaatcttcatattaaaatttagaaagtgTATTATGGtacaaaacataatttaaaaaattttttaaagataacttcAAAGAAACGTTAAGTTGCAAGAAGGAGCTAGGGATGTACTAGTTTGCTTTCTAAGAGCAAACTTAATTGCTCTTAGAAATTTGCCCACTTACTCAAACCCACTTAATTTAATAGTGCCAATAATGAATTCACAAAAGTTATATGGTTTGCTCAGGTCACCAGAAGAGTCCAAGCCAAATCGAGTCCAGAACACCTGTGTAATTATCTGAGCTATAATGCTAAAAATCAGAAGCACATGTAATACTCACATGCATAGGAAACCATCCACATTTGAAGATTTAGGATTAACAATTGTACCCCTGTCAAACCTACTGAATAATAAATTCAACTATTGTTTTACTTCCAAGACCTACTCTAGTCTAGTCTTTTCCATACAGATGTCCAAGGGTGCTCTCTCCTTGTAAAAATGGGAGATTGCCAATCTTTTTTCGTCTGGAAATAACCAAACGTgacaaattgctttttaaaagatattaaagaaGACCTTAGCACCCATAAAAGCAACCCAACAGGCAAAGAAAAGCTAAATGCTTTAGAATAAAAACTAAAGATTCAAAATACATTGTACCTAAAATAAATCCCTGTTTAAAATTAGCACCTTCTATATTTGTGGATTTTTCTAGTCTTAAAAATACCTCTTAGGATATCTCCTATGAAAGTGAAGGGTATCTGCAACTATCAAAGTAAAAAGAACACAGAGCAATAGAGTAAGCTAAATAGCATAATATAACCTCGGGTATGTGTATTTTGTAAATCAGAGTAAAGTTTGGGATATCACTCAGATTTTGCTCTGCAACTTTTAGACACTCTAGAATGTTCAGTAATTCAACAAACTTGAAAGAACTGCCCAGTTTTTCACTTTAAGGAATTTCAAATATTACCACACTAAGATAAGGCTTAGTACCCTcttaattatatttcatataaagcATAAAAGACAACACAAATTAGAAGAGAGGTTAGAAATCAAGGTCACATAAAATATTCTTCTCTCTACTATCaacattcattcatacattccacatttatttaagaagtaGCAGTTGAaggttttgaaaatgttttggaaatagtggtgatggctgtacaTCATAAATGAACTTTAGGTTCATTTAAGTCACTGAATTGGACATTTTTAAATGGCAATTTTTATGTCATATAGTGatcacaacttttaaaaattaataccgTAATACACAAaaaaaaaccattgaattgtatCCTTTagatgggtgaattgtatggtatatgaattatatctcagcaaaactatttttaaaaaaccaatccAGGTGTCCTGCCAGTAGCGTTTCTTGGAATATGATTTCGCTTATGACCAAGAGATGATCACAGCTGTCCATGTCCTGGGTTTCTACCTTACTCATTTGAATAACAAATTTACCTGTCACACAAATCTCTAAGCTACTGTCATATTCTAAATTCATCCACCATGCTAGCAGTCATCAGTCACTCATATGCCAGGCACTAAGCTCAGAGTGAGAGACTCTGGAGAGACAAAGATGATTACAGCACAGCCATGGGACTGCCTTGGAAAGGGAAACAGTAAAGAACAGAACAGGGcgacccaggtggctcagagaaaaagaatctgtctgtctgccaatgcaggagatgggggtggggagggggggtagGGGCgttgcggggtggggggggggtgctgtTCGATatatccccaggtcaggaagatcacctggagaaggaaatgcaacccactccagtattcttgcctggaaaatccttggacagagaagcctggcgggctaagtcTCAaaactgagtcagacacgacttagggactaaacaaacACAAAGAACCAGAAAAGGCCCCCAGAGAAAGGATCCTAGCCCTGCCAAATGGGTGGgaagaccagggaagcccaccctttAAAACTTGAGAGAAAGGAATTCATCCATTGTCATTTTAAACTTATACATACATTTAATTATCAGGACCATGAGATCAAACTGGAAAATGATCATTACAAAGAAAAATTCCCTCTATTTCAGcacacagattttaaaatgtaagtaaaacCGATGGAAAAACAAATCCCAATTATTTTCACTGATAAGGACAAAGTCACTTACTTGAAAGTTTACAGGTCTTCAGGGCAAGTTTCTTGAGGCTCTAGTGACACATCCCTCAGCATAATCATTTTAAATCCCTGTCCTAGCAACTCAACATCCATGTTTCAGAGTAGGACTTTAAAACGTTTCCACTATTTATCTAATCCCAGCTTGAATTTTCCTTTAACTTAGGTTTAATCGTACTGGGGACTATAATGGTTTATCCAAGCTAAACCTAAGTcggttttaaaaattactaaggtATTCAGTTTCTTTTCCGCAAAGCTCTAGGTAAGGCCAGCTACTGAACAAACTTAACAAAGAGGTGTTGACGGTGTCCGCAGGATCAGCACCGGGACCTCTGGCAAAGTCTGTCAGTTAGCTCTCTGAGCCAGGTGTTCCCAAATGTGAGGCACAAAAGACGCGAATAACTTTTCCAAGGAGCATTTTGCAATGAGTACCGCAAGCCTCTCTACACAACCAAAAAACCAGACGAAACAGTGTTCAACGAATCGTTTTTTGTAATAGGTAAGAACCAAAAACCACCTGTTGGTTCACCATCGTGAAGATAATCCGTGGAGTGAATCACAGTCCTGTCACTCAGCAAGCTTGGAGCCCGGTCAGGCGCGGAAAACCTGGCACCAAAGCACCCGTTCGCGGCCAATAAAAACGATGGAGACAAACATCAGCCGCGCGCAGACGCGTGGGATGTATTGGTAAGACAAAGAAGCCAGGCTGCAGCACTTTGTGATCCGGGTTCTGCAAAAATACAGCCGGCTCATTTTTGCAGGGAAAAGGGCACTGGACGGAAAGACACCTTAATGCGAACCCGGTGCTCCCCGGGAGCTTCCCGGTGACGTCTGCTCCACTTTTCCGACTGCGACAAAATGAATTTAGTCAGGCAGAGGCCGGAGCCGCAGGTTCCAGGGCCTGGCCGGGCAGGAGCAAACGGCCGCCCGGCCGGGTCTCTGGGAGACGCCCggaccccctccccacctcccgcgCGGGCCTAGGCCTCACCGCGGGGTCGCACCGCCGCCAGGACCCCGCCCACTGCCCAGcacgcccgccgccgccgccgccgtcgccgcAGCCGGGAGATGGCGGCCGCTCGCACCGCGGCGGGGGCGCCCGGCGCTGCGCACGGGGCCTTCCGGGCCGGCCGCGCCGCCCCACCTGGGCAGCGAGGCTCACCTGGGCGCCGTGGGCCTCTGGGGGCTCTGGGCCCAGAGACCGGTGGGTTCCGCCGACTGGACCTCCTAGGCCCTTCGCCGAGAACCAGACGCAGCCTCCGTGGAAGCGAGAGCTCCGGGCGCGCCGACTGTTTGTCGCGCTTCGGGTCCCCGAGGTGCCCAGCGCCGACCGccgcccgcccctcccccgcgcGGCCACCAGCCCCGCCCGCGGTCCGCGCGGCAGGCTTTGCACTCTTACTCCTTCCCGAGACGCCTCCGTAAGAACCAGCTGACAGCGGGCGCTGGCTGGACGCTGGAGTGAACCGGGTAGGCAAAACCAGACCTTGCCTGCTCTGAAGCCACGGGGCAGGTAAAAACGATCATAGCATTGTCTCCTTGAAACTCTGTAAGGCTTCTGATTACTCCTAGCAAGATCAAAACTCGTTAGGATGGGCATGAGGCCCCGTGTATGATGTTGGCCCAGTCTCCCCTGGCTTCGTTTAGATAGATCCTCAAATGATGTGAAGTCCTTCAGCCCAGGGCCTCTGCAGATGCTCTTCCCTTTGCCTGGACGCTCCTCCCTGCCTCTTCCCTTAGTTAACTTCCATTGAGATTGAGATTGTTCGTCAAATGTCA
Coding sequences:
- the FAIM gene encoding fas apoptotic inhibitory molecule 1 isoform X2, whose product is MTDLVAVWEVALSDGVHKIEFEHGTTSGKRVVYVDGKEVIRKEWMFKLVGKETFCVGAAKTKATINIDAVSGFAYEYTLEINGKSLKKYMENRSKTTNTWVLHLDSEDFRVVLEKDTLDVWCNGKKMETAGEFVDDGTETHFNIGNHDCYIKAVSSGKRKEGIIHSLIVDNREIPETVE
- the FAIM gene encoding fas apoptotic inhibitory molecule 1 isoform X1, which gives rise to MASGDDSPIFEDDESPPYSLGKMTDLVAVWEVALSDGVHKIEFEHGTTSGKRVVYVDGKEVIRKEWMFKLVGKETFCVGAAKTKATINIDAVSGFAYEYTLEINGKSLKKYMENRSKTTNTWVLHLDSEDFRVVLEKDTLDVWCNGKKMETAGEFVDDGTETHFNIGNHDCYIKAVSSGKRKEGIIHSLIVDNREIPETVE